One window of Leptotrichia sp. oral taxon 498 genomic DNA carries:
- the speD gene encoding adenosylmethionine decarboxylase produces the protein MNELENKIKLYGFNNLTKTLSFNIYDVCYAKMEREQKDYIAYIDEQYNSDRLTKILINVAQMIGAKVLNISKQDYEPQGASVNILIAEARINSANIDKSCNRGKPFFDENKDLKIKDTDTVHAHLDKSHITVHTFPEYHPENSISTFRVDIDIATCGEISPLNTLNYLIDSFESDIITIDYKIRGFTRDISGKKFFTDHNITSIQDYIDPDKLKIYDAIDVNVYQSNIFHTKMLIKEIELQNYLFNRDVYEIPPRERLKIIDDLRKEMIEIYSGMNIY, from the coding sequence ATGAATGAGTTGGAAAATAAAATAAAGTTATATGGATTTAACAATCTTACAAAGACACTTAGCTTTAATATTTACGATGTCTGTTATGCCAAAATGGAAAGGGAGCAGAAAGATTATATCGCTTATATTGACGAGCAGTATAATTCTGATAGGCTCACAAAAATTTTGATAAATGTTGCTCAGATGATAGGAGCTAAAGTGTTAAATATTTCAAAGCAAGATTATGAGCCGCAGGGAGCTTCTGTCAACATCTTAATTGCGGAAGCCAGAATTAATTCTGCAAACATTGATAAATCATGTAATCGGGGAAAGCCTTTTTTTGATGAAAATAAAGATTTAAAAATTAAAGATACAGATACGGTTCACGCACATTTGGATAAAAGTCACATTACAGTACATACTTTTCCCGAGTATCATCCAGAAAATTCAATTTCTACTTTCAGAGTGGATATTGATATAGCAACTTGCGGAGAGATTTCACCACTGAATACCTTAAATTATTTGATTGACAGCTTTGAATCCGATATTATTACAATAGACTACAAAATAAGAGGTTTTACTAGAGATATTTCGGGTAAAAAATTTTTCACCGACCACAACATTACTTCTATTCAGGATTACATTGACCCTGATAAATTAAAAATTTACGATGCGATTGATGTAAATGTCTATCAGTCCAACATTTTTCACACAAAGATGCTCATAAAGGAAATTGAGCTCCAAAATTATCTTTTTAACCGTGATGTTTATGAAATTCCACCACGAGAAAGACTGAAAATAATAGATGATTTAAGAAAAGAAATGATAGAAATCTACAGCGGAATGAATATTTATTAG
- a CDS encoding ATP-binding cassette domain-containing protein: MSFLEVKNLKVHYPIRSGFFNKIVDHIYAVDGVSLTIEQGKTYGLVGESGSGKSTIGKAIIGLEKIKSGKIIYKGKEIDRKFRNRKNEYNKNVQMIFQDSLSSLNPKKRIIDIISEPLKNFENLTETENKKKILELLEIVGLSEDALYKYPHEFSGGQRQRIGIARAVATKPQLIIADEPVSALDLSVQAQVLNYMKDIQKQYNLSYLFISHDLGVVKHMCDYIYILNSGRFVETGTKADIYDFPKHPYTKRLIAAIPEIHPEKRMENAIKRKKIEEEYQKNKKNFYDENGKVFDLKNLTDTHFVALK; this comes from the coding sequence ATGAGTTTTCTTGAAGTAAAAAATTTAAAAGTTCATTATCCAATCCGCAGCGGATTTTTTAATAAAATTGTCGACCACATCTATGCTGTTGACGGGGTGTCGCTTACAATTGAACAAGGAAAAACTTATGGACTTGTCGGGGAATCTGGCTCGGGAAAATCCACAATTGGAAAAGCGATAATTGGACTTGAAAAAATTAAAAGTGGAAAAATTATTTACAAAGGCAAAGAGATTGACAGAAAATTTAGAAATAGAAAAAATGAGTACAATAAAAATGTTCAAATGATATTTCAGGACTCTCTATCAAGCCTCAATCCAAAAAAAAGGATAATTGACATAATAAGTGAACCACTAAAAAATTTTGAAAATTTGACTGAAACGGAAAATAAGAAAAAAATTTTAGAATTGCTTGAAATTGTAGGACTTTCTGAAGATGCACTCTACAAGTACCCACATGAATTTTCAGGAGGACAGCGTCAAAGAATCGGAATTGCAAGAGCGGTTGCAACAAAGCCACAGCTTATCATCGCTGATGAACCTGTTTCTGCACTGGATTTATCGGTTCAAGCGCAAGTACTAAATTATATGAAAGATATTCAAAAACAGTATAATTTAAGCTATTTATTCATCTCGCACGACCTTGGGGTTGTAAAACATATGTGCGACTACATCTACATCTTAAATAGCGGAAGATTTGTTGAAACTGGGACAAAAGCTGATATTTATGATTTTCCAAAACATCCATATACAAAAAGATTGATTGCTGCAATTCCAGAAATTCATCCTGAAAAACGGATGGAAAATGCGATAAAAAGAAAAAAAATTGAAGAGGAATATCAAAAAAATAAAAAAAATTTTTACGACGAAAATGGAAAAGTTTTTGATTTAAAAAATTTAACCGATACACATTTTGTCGCTTTAAAATAA
- the opp4B gene encoding oligopeptide ABC transporter permease → MWKTILRRFIIMIPQLFILSIIVFILAKLMPGDPFTGLITPQTDPSALEALRRKAGLLDPWHIQYIRWIKNAFSGNLGMSYTYNVPVKTLIGERAVNTFILSLVSLILTYCIAIPLGMLSGRYQNSFLDKFVTFYNYVSYAIPTFVLSLIMIWFFGYKLGWFPTTGSVTAGLETGKMGHFWDRIYHIILPAITYALLGTTWIIQYLRNEVIEAKSLDYVKTAKSKGVPENKIYSRHIFRNSILPIAAFFGYAITGLLGGSIFIEKIFSYPGMGGLFINSIVTRDYSVVTALILLFGFLTLFGSLLSDIILSIVDPRIRIK, encoded by the coding sequence ATGTGGAAAACGATTTTAAGACGGTTTATAATTATGATACCGCAATTATTTATACTTAGCATAATTGTCTTTATTTTGGCAAAACTTATGCCAGGAGACCCATTTACAGGACTTATCACTCCGCAAACTGATCCATCCGCACTGGAAGCTCTGCGAAGAAAAGCTGGACTTCTTGACCCTTGGCACATTCAGTATATAAGATGGATTAAAAATGCTTTTTCTGGAAATCTGGGAATGAGCTACACTTATAATGTTCCCGTTAAGACTTTGATTGGGGAAAGGGCTGTAAATACTTTTATTTTGTCACTTGTAAGCTTGATTTTGACATATTGCATTGCAATTCCATTAGGAATGCTATCTGGACGATACCAGAACTCATTTTTGGACAAATTTGTAACTTTTTATAACTATGTGAGTTATGCAATACCGACATTTGTCTTGTCGCTTATAATGATTTGGTTCTTTGGCTACAAATTGGGATGGTTTCCTACGACAGGTTCCGTTACCGCTGGACTTGAAACTGGAAAGATGGGACATTTTTGGGACAGAATTTATCACATCATACTTCCAGCCATAACTTACGCACTGCTTGGAACAACTTGGATTATTCAGTATTTGAGAAATGAAGTCATTGAGGCAAAGTCGCTTGATTATGTGAAAACAGCGAAAAGTAAAGGAGTTCCTGAAAATAAAATTTATTCACGACATATCTTTAGAAACTCAATTTTACCGATTGCGGCGTTTTTTGGTTATGCAATAACAGGATTACTTGGGGGTTCGATTTTTATTGAGAAAATATTTAGTTATCCCGGAATGGGCGGACTTTTTATAAATTCTATCGTAACTAGGGATTACAGCGTAGTAACTGCTCTTATTCTACTTTTTGGATTTTTAACACTTTTTGGAAGTTTGCTTTCTGACATAATTTTGAGCATTGTCGACCCTAGAATTAGAATTAAATAA
- a CDS encoding ABC transporter permease yields MNEKPTGIRIIVKELLKDKLALASLILLAVIFGIIFIGSLFANQDEIMKISLLDKYAIPMKEGFWLGSDSGGRSILGQLILGARNSIIIGFTITILTSFLGTFFGMISGYYGGIIDNIIMRIIDFITIMPTLMIIIVFVTIVPKYTVSSFIFIMSAFYWVSTARLIRSKALAESKKEYVLASKTMGTSDFKIIFREILPNLSSLIIVDLTLAFAGNLGIETGLSFLGFGLPPSTPSLGTLVGYAADPEVLSSKLWIWLPASILILVMMLCINYIGQMLNRAADAKKRRA; encoded by the coding sequence ATGAATGAAAAACCGACAGGTATTAGAATAATAGTAAAAGAACTTTTAAAGGATAAACTTGCGCTTGCATCATTAATTTTACTTGCAGTAATTTTTGGAATTATTTTTATCGGCTCGCTGTTTGCAAATCAAGATGAAATTATGAAAATAAGCCTTTTGGACAAATATGCCATTCCAATGAAAGAAGGATTTTGGCTGGGCTCAGATTCAGGTGGACGTTCAATTTTAGGACAGCTTATATTGGGAGCTAGAAACTCGATTATCATTGGCTTTACAATAACTATCTTGACAAGTTTTCTAGGAACTTTTTTTGGAATGATAAGCGGGTATTACGGCGGAATTATTGATAATATAATTATGAGAATAATTGATTTTATAACAATTATGCCGACACTTATGATAATTATTGTATTTGTAACAATTGTGCCAAAATACACAGTTAGTTCGTTTATTTTCATAATGAGTGCATTTTACTGGGTTTCAACAGCACGGCTTATTAGGAGTAAAGCTCTTGCAGAAAGTAAAAAGGAATATGTTCTTGCTTCAAAGACAATGGGAACAAGCGATTTTAAAATAATTTTTAGAGAAATCTTGCCAAATTTAAGCTCTTTAATAATTGTGGATTTGACACTTGCCTTTGCCGGAAATTTGGGAATTGAAACTGGACTTAGCTTTTTAGGATTTGGTTTGCCTCCTTCAACTCCAAGTCTTGGGACACTTGTTGGATATGCAGCCGATCCGGAAGTTTTATCTTCAAAACTTTGGATTTGGCTTCCAGCTTCGATTTTAATACTTGTTATGATGCTTTGTATAAACTACATTGGACAGATGTTAAACAGAGCTGCTGATGCGAAAAAAAGACGAGCGTAA